In one window of Saccharomyces paradoxus chromosome VII, complete sequence DNA:
- the CLG1 gene encoding Clg1p (Cyclin-like protein that interacts with Pho85p~similar to YGL215W), translated as MANTFKYYPETMGNSSGYPINLPFPKGSAASTVNVARQPPKYLGHVPSQSVHTQLPSMASLGYFNQPSSTYYAPPAPLQLHQQPPILPPPGLMYTSNNNNVIPPPVRMIRDGQQQLQQQQQQQSNQVNGGVSENLDYDISIMSKFIMENAFIAFNANYSTDDQTTDLFFKGISSVLNATRLPSATIFLAIDYLFKYINKLANGIHSIGGNSINIIYQNTMIAFILANKFNDDKTFTNSSWSQATGILITIINDFERQWLRIFNWELYDSGFLYYEFVKNFETFKQNQLNPATVAPTLLSPIVNVGDTRNVNFNLKPTSTNNPLSPVSNYETPMLMPHNMFSSPSYQSNSRSDFSGMNSYYNYYNYNQPRLNYYQQFPHIYSSPISETQFDYDFYNFSNQQQHQQQQKQKQNSFLPPPHVHQPYGHHFGWKSMDDTMNHPRFERNYFPYSAVY; from the coding sequence ATGGCTAATACTTTCAAGTATTATCCTGAAACGATGGGTAATTCTAGTGGCTATCCAATAAATTTACCTTTCCCGAAAGGTTCTGCTGCTTCCACTGTTAATGTTGCCAGGCAACCACCTAAATATCTAGGTCATGTTCCCTCACAGTCAGTTCATACTCAGTTGCCATCCATGGCTTCTTTAGGTTACTTTAATCAGCCAAGCTCTACTTACTACGCTCCTCCTGCACCACTTCAACTGCACCAGCAACCACCTATCCTTCCTCCTCCGGGCTTAATGTACACTagtaacaataacaacgTTATTCCCCCCCCTGTCCGAATGATTCGAGACGGTCAACAACAActacaacaacaacaacaacagcaatcTAACCAAGTAAATGGGGGCGTTAGTGAGAACTTGGACTACGATATTTCTATAATGTCAAAATTCATTATGGAAAATGCCTTTATTGCTTTCAACGCCAACTATAGTACCGATGACCAGACCACTGATCTATTTTTCAAGGGTATATCTTCTGTATTGAATGCAACGAGATTGCCTTCAGctactatttttttggctatCGATTATCTTTTCAAGTATATCAATAAATTAGCTAATGGAATACATTCAATTGGTGGTAATTCAATCAATATCATTTATCAAAACACTATGATTGCATTTATATTGGCAAACAAGTTCAACGATGATAAAACTTTCACCAATAGCTCGTGGTCACAGGCAACAGGGATACTGATAACCATTATTAATGATTTTGAGAGACAATGGTTAAGAATATTCAATTGGGAATTGTATGATAGtggttttctttattatgAATTcgttaaaaattttgaaactttcAAACAAAATCAACTCAACCCTGCCACAGTGGCTCCTACACTATTGTCACCAATTGTAAATGTTGGTGATACAAGAAACGTAAATTTCAACTTGAAGCCTACTTCCACAAACAATCCATTATCCCCCGTTTCCAATTATGAAACCCCTATGCTGATGCCGCATAACATGTTTTCATCACCATCCTATCAAAGTAACTCAAGGTCCGACTTTTCTGGTATGAATAGTTATTATAACTATTACAACTATAATCAACCAAGACTAAATTACTATCAACAATTTCCCcatatatattcttcacCTATTTCAGAAACTCAGTTTGATTATGATTTCTATAATTTTAGTAATCAGCAACaacatcaacaacaacaaaaacaaaaacaaaactcATTTTTACCTCCTCCTCATGTTCACCAGCCTTACGGCCATCACTTTGGCTGGAAATCAATGGATGACACCATGAATCATCCAAGATTTGAGCGAAACTACTTTCCGTACTCGGCAGTGTATTAA
- the SKI8 gene encoding SKI complex subunit WD repeat protein SKI8 (Ski complex component and WD-repeat protein~similar to YGL213C): MSKVFIATANAGKAHEADIFSVSACNSFTVSCSGDGYLKLWDNKLLDNENPKDKSYSHFVHKAGLHHVDVLQTIEKDAFELCLVATISFSGDLFFYRITREDETKKVIFEKLDLLDADMKKHSFWALKWGASNDRLLSHRLIATDVKGTTYIWKFHPFADEAGSPAPNWSPKLELQGTIESPMTPSQFATSVDISERGLIATGFNNGTVQISELSTLRPLYNFESQHSMINNSNSIRSVKFSPQGSLLAIAHDSNSFGCITLYETEFGERIGSLSVPTHSSQASLGEFAHSSWVTSLSFNDSGETLCSAGWDGKLRFWDIKTKERITTLNMHCDDIEIEEDILTVDEHGDSLAEPGVFDVKFLKKGWRSGMGADLNESLCCVCLDRSIRWFREAGGK, from the coding sequence atGTCCAAAGTGTTCATTGCTACAGCAAATGCAGGTAAAGCACACGAGGCGGATATTTTCTCAGTTTCAGCATGCAATTCATTTACAGTAAGTTGTTCAGGTGACGGTTACTTAAAATTATGGGATAATAAGCTATTAGATAATGAAAACCCAAAAGATAAGTCCTATTCTCACTTTGTCCATAAGGCTGGATTGCACCACGTCGACGTCTTGCAAACTATCGAGAAAGATGCATTTGAATTATGCCTTGTCGCTAccatttcattttctggtGATTTATTCTTTTATCGAATCACTAGAGAAGATGAGACTAAGAAAGTTATATTCGAGAAATTAGATCTACTAGATGCAGATATGAAAAAGCATTCCTTTTGGGCACTAAAATGGGGCGCCTCAAACGACAGGCTACTTTCCCATAGGCTGATTGCTACAGATGTCAAGGGTACGACTTACATTTGGAAGTTTCACCCATTTGCAGATGAGGCAGGTTCTCCAGCACCAAATTGGAGCCCCAAATTAGAACTTCAAGGCACCATTGAATCACCCATGACTCCAAGTCAATTTGCCACTTCCGTGGATATCTCTGAACGAGGACTAATTGCCACAGGTTTTAATAACGGAACAGTACAAATTTCAGAACTATCTACATTACGCCCGTTATACAATTTTGAATCTCAGCATTCTATGATTAATAATTCGAATTCCATCAGATCGGTGAAATTTTCTCCTCAAGGATCCTTGTTGGCCATTGCTCACGATTCAAATTCATTTGGTTGTATAACTCTATATGAAACTGAATTTGGTGAAAGAATAGGCTCCTTATCCGTACCAACACATAGCTCGCAGGCAAGTCTGGGTGAATTTGCACACTCCAGCTGGGTCACGAGTCTATCGTTTAACGATTCTGGCGAAACATTATGCAGTGCCGGATGGGATGGTAAATTAAGGTTTTGGGATATAAAAACCAAGGAAAGAATTACTACCTTGAACATGCATTGcgatgatattgaaattgaagaggaCATCTTAACTGTTGATGAACATGGAGACTCTTTAGCTGAACCTGGTGTCTTTGACGtgaagtttttgaaaaaaggttGGAGATCTGGCATGGGAGCTGATTTAAATGAAAGCTTATGTTGTGTTTGTCTAGATAGAAGTATCAGGTGGTTCAGAGAAGCTGGCGGTAAATAA
- the KIP3 gene encoding tubulin-dependent ATPase KIP3 (Kinesin-related antiparallel sliding motor protein~similar to YGL216W) → MNVPETRQSSIVVAIRVRPFTSMEKTRLVNEASGAEANFPGLGDSSLILPMSTNSDSDIDIDVEEGSTRSKRNSSLRRRVIRPEGIRKIVDCVDDRMLIFDPAERNPLNKVSDQILNTMRSRATKATASSSNNSNATNKFSSQRRRHGGEIKFVFDKLFDENSSQACVYKETTSPLLDSVLDGFNSTVFAYGATGCGKTYTVSGTPSQPGIIFLAMEELFNRISDLKDEKNFEISLSYLEIYNERIRDLLKPETPSKRLVIREDTQNHIKVANLSYHHPTTVEDVMDLVVQGNINRTTSPTEANEVSSRSHAVLQIHIMQTNKLVDLTSQHTFATLSIIDLAGSERAAATRNRGIRLHEGANINRSLLALGNCINALCLNDGSRSCHIPYRDSKLTRLLKFSLGGNCKTVMIVCISPSSSHYDETLNTLKYANRAKEIKTKIIRNQQSLSRHVGSYLKMITEQKRQIEELREREEKMISLKLTKYKLNKEKIQLAINECVNRVQQTYAAVETYQIAKTLKSLILCKRRFLQMVKLEVDNLILLFEQEERTATEMQTVISNCRMISEQLYNKIHELEVKFDETDTLNSVIQQVHSIDLNKLREMEDWDETYDLVYLESCLNQISELQRNEILVNSSIMTEKLMSDPELNSRFKFLSKWLMNRTPDIESVIQDLVHIDEEFESFAKTFIANSGSNFTNTNINIINTTAAELAVPVETVHRQKFPNKKVKWTSPSLSPSPVTESQPELEPKLDQDQDQDVIAGEVDVSMQDTTFNEQGPSTPSASNTAVPRRKMRSSLLTHQSLLASARK, encoded by the coding sequence ATGAATGTGCCTGAGACAAGACAATCCTCCATAGTTGTGGCTATAAGAGTAAGGCCCTTTACGTCAATGGAAAAAACAAGACTGGTTAATGAAGCTAGTGGCGCAGAAGCTAACTTCCCCGGCTTAGGAGATTCGTCTTTAATCTTACCGATGAGTACTAACTCCGACTCCGATATAGACATAGACGTTGAAGAAGGCTCTACTAGgagcaaaagaaatagcTCCCTGAGGAGAAGAGTGATTAGACCGGAGGGCATACGGAAGATCGTGGATTGTGTTGACGATAGAATGCTTATATTCGACCCCGCCGAAAGAAACCCCTTAAATAAAGTGAGTGATCAGATCTTGAACACGATGCGTTCAAGGGCCACTAAAGCCACTGCTTCCTCTAGTAATAACAGCAATGCTACGAACAAATTTTCCTCGCAACGCCGAAGGCACGGCGGTGAAATTAAGTTTgtatttgataaattatTCGATGAGAACTCTTCCCAGGCCTGTGTCTACAAAGAGACCACCAGTCCGCTTCTAGATTCCGTTTTAGATGGATTCAACAGTACCGTATTTGCTTATGGTGCTACTGGTTGTGGTAAGACGTATACAGTGAGTGGTACCCCTTCGCAGCCGGGAATCATCTTTCTGGCCATGGAGGAGTTATTCAATAGAATTTCAGACCTGAAAGACGAAAAGAACTTCGAGATTTCGCTATCCTACTTGGAAATATACAATGAAAGGATTAGAGACCTTTTAAAACCAGAGACACCATCCAAAAGATTGGTCATTAGAGAAGATACGCAGAACCACATTAAAGTGGCGAATTTGTCATATCATCACCCGACTACGGTAGAAGATGTGATGGACTTGGTTGTCCAGGGAAACATAAACAGGACCACATCACCAACCGAGGCAAATGAAGTATCGTCACGATCTCATGCAGTGTTGCAGATACACATCATGCAGACGAATAAGCTCGTAGACTTGACCTCGCAACATACTTTTGCTACACTGTCAATAATTGATCTGGCTGGGAGTGAAAGAGCTGCCGCAACAAGAAATCGTGGTATAAGATTACACGAAGGTGCCAACATAAATAGATCTCTATTAGCATTAGGCAATTGCATCAACGCATTATGTTTAAATGACGGCAGCAGGAGCTGTCATATTCCATATAGAGATTCCAAATTAACAAGACTATTAAAATTTTCGCTGGGCGGCAATTGCAAAACAGTCATGATTGTTTGTATATCACCTAGCAGTTCACATTATGATGAGACGTTAAATACTCTGAAATACGCAAATCGTGCTAAAGAGATAAAGACCAAAATAATCAGAAACCAGCAGTCTTTGAGCAGGCACGTTGGGtcttatttgaaaatgattaCAGAACAAAAGCGACAAATCGAGGAACTACGTGAAcgtgaagaaaaaatgatttCCTTGAAGTTAACGAAATACAAACTAAACAAAGAGAAGATCCAACTGGCCATTAATGAGTGTGTCAATCGTGTTCAGCAAACGTATGCCGCTGTGGAAACATACCAAATAGCAAAGACCTTGAAATCATTAATACTTTGTAAAAGACGTTTTTTGCAAATGGTCAAGCTGGAAGTGGATAACCTGATACTATTATTTGAACAGGAGGAAAGGACAGCCACCGAGATGCAAACAGTGATAAGTAATTGCCGAATGATCAGTGAACAGCTTTATAACAAAATACACGAGTTGGAAGTGAAATTTGACGAGACTGACACTTTGAATTCTGTCATTCAGCAGGTACATTCCATTGACTTGAACAAGCTAAGAGAAATGGAAGACTGGGATGAAACATACGACCTGGTGTACCTGGAATCATGCCTCAATCAAATATCAGAGTTgcaaagaaatgaaatctTGGTCAACTCCTCCATAATgacagaaaaattaatgtCAGATCCCGAGTTGAACTCTCGATTCAAGTTTCTATCAAAGTGGTTGATGAACAGGACTCCTGACATTGAATCGGTAATCCAAGACCTGGTTcatattgatgaagagtttGAATCTTTTGCCAAAACTTTCATCGCCAATTCTGGTAGCAATTTTACTAACacaaatataaatataataaacaCGACAGCAGCTGAATTGGCTGTTCCCGTTGAGACCGTACATCGACAAAAATTTCCCaacaaaaaagtaaaatgGACGAGTCCTAGTCTTAGCCCCAGCCCTGTCACTGAATCACAACCGGAACTAGAACCGAAACTAGACCAAGACCAAGATCAAGACGTCATTGCAGGAGAAGTGGACGTAAGCATGCAAGATACCACATTTAATGAGCAAGGGCCCTCGACCCCATCCGCTTCCAATACAGCAGttccaagaagaaagatgCGTTCCTCTCTTCTCACTCATCAAAGTCTGCTGGCCTCTGCCAGAAAATAA
- the VAM7 gene encoding Vam7p (Vacuolar SNARE protein~similar to YGL212W) → MSDKLRINVNDVEIKPKYVLYGISTSNKRLYKRYSDFWKLKTQLERQVGSTIPYDFPEKPGVLDRVWQRRYDDPEMIDERRIGLERFLNELYNDRFDSRWRDTKIAQDFLQLSKPNVSQEKSQERQEIADEVGWDEMIRDIKLDLDEGSDGSPSVRGALRARTKLHKLRERLERDVQKRSLPSTEVTRRAALLRSLLKDCDDVGAANIAQDRGRLLGVATSETSPTTNVQGRTNNDLQQGQMQMVRDQEQELVALHRIIQAQRGLALEMNEELQTQNELLTALEDDVDNTGRRLQIANRKARNFNNSA, encoded by the coding sequence ATGAGTGACAAGTTAAGGATCAATGTGAACGATGTTGAAATTAAGCCCAAATACGTTTTGTACGGGATTAGTACATCAAACAAGCGCCTCTACAAGAGATATTCGGATTTTTGGAAACTAAAGACACAATTAGAGAGGCAAGTCGGGAGTACCATCCCATATGATTTCCCTGAGAAGCCCGGTGTATTGGACAGGGTGTGGCAAAGAAGATATGACGATCCAGAAATGATTGACGAAAGACGCATTGGACTAGAGAGGTTTCTCAATGAATTATATAACGATCGTTTTGATTCTCGATGGAGAGACACAAAAATTGCACAAGACTTCCTGCAGTTGTCGAAGCCAAATGTTTCTCAAGAAAAGTCACAAGAGCGTCAAGAGATTGCTGACGAAGTGGGATGGGATGAGATGATACGAGATATTAAATTGGATTTAGATGAAGGAAGTGATGGCTCGCCCAGCGTGCGTGGAGCACTAAGGGCACGCACGAAGCTCCATAAGTTACGGGAGCGACTAGAACGAGATGTGCAAAAGAGGTCCCTTCCAAGCACCGAAGTGACTCGTCGGGCTGCTCTATTGAGATCGTTACTCAAAGATTGTGATGATGTTGGTGCGGCAAACATTGCTCAGGATCGGGGACGACTTCTGGGGGTCGCCACGAGTGAAACCTCTCCAACCACCAATGTTCAGGGAAGAACCAACAACGATTTGCAACAGGGCCAGATGCAAATGGTACGCGatcaagaacaagaattgGTTGCATTGCACCGGATTATCCAGGCTCAGCGTGGACTGGCCTTGGAGATGAACGAAGAGCTGCAGACACAAAATGAGCTGCTAACAGCCCTCGAAGATGACGTCGACAACACAGGTAGGAGGTTACAAATAGCCAACAGGAAGGCAAGGAATTTTAACAACAGTGCTTAG